From Staphylococcus delphini, one genomic window encodes:
- a CDS encoding pyruvate, water dikinase regulatory protein yields MATTPQLTIFIISDSLGETAQRMVHAVMSQFPKLTQIEMKKFSLIESEEALLNVLKLAKERQAIVVTTLVTDHFNALGQAYAAEHEIPYIDYMSPLMQHVQAATGHMPVKEKGKIRELDEDYFKRIDAIEYAVKYDDGKHFTDIEEADVLIVGVSRTSKTPLSMYLANKGYRVANIPLVPEIGIPYDIVKDKKLKVIGLTASPEYIMSIRTERVKVLGMKGKQAYYNDLQRIKAELAYAEEVFKQLNATVINTEYRSIEESAFYIEKVLQQ; encoded by the coding sequence ATGGCAACAACACCGCAATTGACCATTTTTATCATTTCAGATTCATTAGGTGAGACTGCACAACGTATGGTGCACGCGGTGATGAGTCAATTTCCGAAGCTGACCCAAATAGAAATGAAGAAATTTTCATTGATTGAAAGCGAGGAAGCGCTCCTTAACGTGCTAAAACTCGCCAAAGAACGGCAAGCCATCGTCGTGACCACGTTAGTGACGGATCATTTCAATGCATTGGGGCAAGCGTATGCTGCAGAACATGAAATTCCATACATTGATTACATGTCACCACTTATGCAGCATGTTCAAGCTGCAACGGGTCATATGCCTGTGAAGGAAAAAGGAAAAATACGTGAGTTAGATGAAGACTATTTCAAACGGATTGACGCGATAGAATATGCAGTCAAATATGATGACGGCAAACATTTCACAGACATTGAAGAAGCGGACGTCCTCATCGTCGGTGTTTCCAGAACATCTAAAACGCCATTGAGTATGTATTTAGCGAACAAAGGGTACAGGGTCGCTAATATTCCGTTAGTACCTGAAATCGGTATCCCTTATGACATCGTAAAAGACAAAAAATTGAAAGTCATCGGTCTCACCGCAAGTCCTGAATACATTATGAGCATTCGAACAGAGCGTGTGAAAGTGCTTGGCATGAAAGGGAAACAAGCGTATTACAATGATTTACAGCGCATTAAAGCAGAACTCGCTTATGCTGAAGAAGTGTTCAAGCAGCTCAATGCGACAGTCATTAATACAGAATATCGCTCGATTGAAGAATCCGCATTTTATATCGAAAAGGTTTTACAACAATAG
- the ppdK gene encoding pyruvate, phosphate dikinase, with translation MTKYVYAFDEGQKNMKDLLGGKGANLSEMKRLGLPVPDGFTLTTAACIEYLERGAQLSDEVKAQLQAQLEAFSARTNKAFSSDDNLLLVSVRSGAKISMPGMMDTILNLGLNDENVEKLARKTNDARFAYDCYRRLLQMFGEVVYGIPMTAFDTYFDNYKATHNYQNDADIPAEGLQEICEHFKTVYIEEVYKPFPQNPLDQLLEAIEAVFKSWDNDRARVYRDLNDIPHNIGTAVNVQEMVFGNSGPQSGTGVAFTRNPVTGEAKLFGEYLLNAQGEDVVAGIRTPQDIATLHDQMPHVHAQFVAVAEQLEQHYQDMQDIEFTIENEKLYILQTRNGKRTAKAAMQIAVDLVEEGVISKKDAMTKVDVKSIDTLLHPTFEAQALERATVISKAGLPASPGAATGKIVFSAAEAKRQAEAGEKVILMRPETSPEDIEGMIASEAIVTTHGGMTSHAAVVARGMGKCCVTGCADLEINTREKTVTYAHGQLFEGDEISVDGAQGDIYAGIVETTSAEHSEAFEQFMQWTEEIARLDVRMNAETTPDIEAGYQFNAQGIGLVRTEHMFFGAERLVEMRRFILSSDDETRTQSLNRIRTYQTEDFEQIFRLSGERPTIVRLLDPPLHEFLPKSDEEIDSVAQQLNISAAQLKQRMAELHETNPMLGHRGCRLAITYPELYVMQVEAMMKSVAQLKNEGIACHPEIMVPLVSTVAEFKVLKAQILDAIQQIETDTNQSLHYLVGTMIETPRACVIAGDLAKECDFFSFGTNDLTQLTFGFSRDDAGKFINDYLNQHILAADPFQTLDVDGVGALVRNASEQAKAANPNIKIGVCGELGGDPKSIHHFNRMAIDYVSCSPFRVPGAKLAAAQSVVESEG, from the coding sequence ATGACAAAATATGTTTATGCATTTGATGAAGGTCAGAAAAATATGAAGGATTTACTTGGCGGAAAAGGGGCCAATTTATCAGAAATGAAGCGTTTAGGTTTGCCTGTGCCTGATGGTTTCACGTTAACGACAGCGGCATGTATTGAATATTTAGAGCGTGGTGCGCAGTTGTCTGATGAAGTGAAAGCCCAATTACAAGCGCAGTTGGAGGCATTTTCAGCGCGCACGAATAAGGCGTTTTCTTCGGATGACAATCTGTTGCTCGTTTCTGTGCGTAGTGGGGCGAAAATTTCGATGCCGGGTATGATGGATACGATTTTAAATTTAGGTTTGAACGATGAAAATGTTGAAAAGCTGGCACGTAAAACGAATGATGCGCGTTTTGCTTATGATTGTTATCGTCGTCTCTTACAAATGTTTGGGGAAGTGGTGTACGGGATTCCGATGACTGCTTTTGATACATACTTCGATAACTACAAAGCGACGCACAATTATCAAAATGATGCTGATATTCCGGCTGAAGGGTTACAAGAAATTTGTGAGCATTTTAAAACGGTGTATATTGAAGAAGTGTACAAACCATTCCCACAAAATCCGCTCGATCAGTTGTTAGAAGCGATTGAGGCAGTCTTTAAATCTTGGGATAATGACCGTGCACGTGTGTATCGTGACTTGAATGACATTCCACACAATATTGGAACAGCTGTAAATGTACAAGAAATGGTGTTCGGTAATAGTGGACCGCAAAGTGGAACGGGGGTTGCTTTCACACGTAATCCTGTGACAGGTGAAGCGAAATTATTTGGTGAATATTTGTTAAATGCACAAGGTGAAGATGTGGTGGCCGGGATTCGTACGCCTCAAGATATTGCGACATTACATGACCAAATGCCGCATGTCCACGCACAATTCGTCGCTGTAGCAGAACAACTCGAACAACATTATCAAGATATGCAAGATATTGAATTTACGATTGAAAATGAAAAGCTCTATATTCTGCAAACGCGTAACGGTAAACGTACAGCGAAAGCAGCGATGCAAATTGCGGTTGATTTAGTTGAAGAGGGTGTCATTTCGAAAAAAGATGCGATGACTAAAGTGGACGTGAAATCCATTGATACGTTATTACATCCAACTTTTGAAGCACAAGCGTTAGAAAGAGCGACAGTCATTTCAAAGGCAGGTTTACCGGCGAGTCCAGGTGCAGCAACGGGTAAAATTGTGTTTTCAGCAGCAGAAGCGAAACGTCAAGCTGAGGCGGGTGAAAAGGTCATCTTAATGCGTCCAGAAACGTCGCCGGAAGATATTGAAGGGATGATTGCGAGTGAAGCGATCGTAACGACACATGGTGGAATGACGTCGCATGCCGCTGTAGTTGCGCGTGGTATGGGGAAATGTTGTGTGACAGGCTGTGCGGACCTTGAAATTAATACACGTGAGAAAACAGTGACGTATGCGCATGGTCAGTTATTTGAAGGTGATGAAATATCTGTCGACGGTGCACAAGGTGACATTTATGCAGGTATCGTGGAAACGACAAGTGCAGAACATAGCGAGGCGTTCGAGCAATTTATGCAGTGGACGGAAGAAATTGCGCGTCTAGATGTTCGTATGAATGCGGAAACGACGCCTGATATTGAAGCAGGTTATCAGTTCAATGCGCAAGGGATTGGTCTTGTCCGTACAGAGCATATGTTTTTCGGTGCAGAACGATTAGTAGAAATGCGTCGCTTCATTTTATCTTCAGACGATGAGACACGAACACAATCTTTAAATCGTATTCGCACATACCAAACAGAAGACTTTGAACAAATTTTCCGTTTATCAGGCGAGCGTCCAACGATTGTGCGTTTACTCGATCCACCGCTTCATGAATTTTTACCGAAATCTGACGAAGAAATTGACAGTGTCGCACAGCAGTTAAACATTTCTGCGGCACAGCTAAAGCAACGCATGGCAGAATTACATGAAACGAACCCTATGCTAGGCCACCGTGGTTGTCGTCTCGCGATCACATACCCAGAATTGTATGTTATGCAAGTCGAAGCGATGATGAAGAGTGTGGCACAATTGAAAAATGAGGGTATCGCATGTCATCCAGAAATTATGGTGCCGCTGGTTTCTACTGTGGCAGAATTTAAAGTGTTAAAAGCACAAATTCTAGATGCGATTCAGCAAATTGAGACAGACACGAACCAATCACTTCATTATTTAGTGGGAACGATGATTGAAACACCACGTGCTTGTGTGATTGCGGGTGACCTGGCGAAAGAATGCGACTTCTTCAGCTTTGGTACGAATGATTTAACCCAGCTCACTTTCGGTTTTTCTCGTGATGATGCAGGAAAATTTATTAATGACTATTTGAACCAACATATTTTAGCAGCCGATCCATTCCAAACTTTAGATGTGGATGGCGTGGGGGCACTCGTTCGAAATGCGTCAGAACAAGCAAAAGCCGCAAATCCTAATATTAAAATCGGTGTCTGTGGTGAGCTCGGCGGGGATCCGAAATCTATCCATCACTTTAACCGTATGGCGATTGATTATGTGTCTTGTTCGCCATTCCGTGTACCAGGTGCCAAGTTAGCAGCAGCACAAAGTGTCGTTGAAAGTGAGGGATAA
- the kdpA gene encoding potassium-transporting ATPase subunit KdpA, whose product MEIVIFLIIFFLCAFLLSRYLYSVALLTPTPADKVFSGVEKGIYKVLGTQLEHMSGKTYLKHFLLFNGLMGALTFVLLLIQQWLFLNPNHNLNQSVSLAFNTAVSFLTNTNLQHYAGESGLTYLTQMMVITYLMFTSSASGYAVCIAMLRRLTGMTDIIGNFYQDMVRFLVRVSIPLSFIVSLLLISQGTPQTLKGNLTLHTITGKVQHIAYGPMASLESIKHIGTNGGGFLGANSATPFENPTVWSNYIEMLSMMLIPGALVLLFGRMLTKSGKHIHAHAYVIFGTMLLFFLVCFVIALIAEYKGNIVLSHLGVIGPNMEGKEVRFGPGLSALFTTITTAFTTGTVNNMHDTLTPLGGLVPIVLMMLNAIFGGEGVGLMNMLIYVLLAVFICSLMVGKTPHYLGMKIEGREMKLIALTFLIHPVLILIATALAFIVPGASEAITNPAFHGISQVLYEMSSSAANNGSGFEGLSDNTTFWNVSTGIVMLIARYAPIILQVMIASSLVNKKAYQKSDQTIAIDKPFFGVSLTIFIILLSGLTFLPVLLLGPIGEFLSLK is encoded by the coding sequence ATGGAAATCGTTATCTTTTTAATCATCTTTTTTCTATGTGCATTTTTATTAAGTCGTTATTTATACAGTGTGGCATTATTAACACCTACCCCCGCGGATAAAGTATTTTCAGGTGTTGAAAAAGGCATTTATAAAGTTTTAGGGACGCAATTAGAGCATATGTCGGGTAAGACGTACCTGAAACATTTTCTATTGTTTAATGGACTGATGGGCGCGTTGACGTTCGTACTGCTGCTCATTCAACAATGGCTCTTTTTAAATCCTAACCATAATTTAAATCAATCTGTGTCATTAGCATTTAACACAGCCGTGTCGTTCTTAACGAATACGAACTTGCAACATTACGCTGGTGAATCCGGTCTAACCTATTTAACACAAATGATGGTCATCACTTATTTAATGTTTACGTCTAGCGCTTCAGGTTACGCGGTTTGTATTGCGATGTTGCGCCGTTTAACAGGAATGACAGATATTATCGGCAACTTTTATCAAGATATGGTGCGCTTTTTAGTGCGTGTTTCCATACCTTTGTCATTCATTGTAAGTCTCCTGTTAATCAGTCAAGGGACACCGCAAACTTTAAAAGGGAACTTAACGCTGCATACGATTACAGGAAAAGTTCAACATATCGCATATGGTCCTATGGCATCTTTAGAGTCCATTAAGCATATCGGTACGAATGGGGGTGGCTTTTTAGGCGCAAACTCTGCCACACCTTTTGAAAACCCGACTGTATGGTCTAACTATATTGAAATGTTGAGTATGATGTTAATTCCGGGTGCACTCGTCTTGCTATTTGGACGGATGTTGACTAAAAGCGGTAAACACATTCATGCGCATGCTTATGTCATCTTCGGAACCATGCTGCTCTTTTTCTTAGTGTGCTTTGTCATCGCATTGATTGCAGAGTATAAAGGCAATATCGTGTTGTCTCATTTAGGCGTCATTGGCCCAAATATGGAAGGGAAAGAAGTCCGGTTTGGTCCGGGTCTGTCAGCGTTATTCACAACGATTACGACCGCATTTACGACCGGTACAGTCAATAATATGCATGACACACTTACCCCTCTTGGTGGTCTCGTGCCTATCGTGCTCATGATGTTGAACGCCATTTTCGGTGGTGAAGGTGTCGGACTCATGAATATGCTCATTTACGTTTTATTAGCCGTCTTTATTTGTAGTTTGATGGTCGGCAAAACACCACATTATTTAGGGATGAAAATAGAAGGTCGCGAAATGAAACTGATTGCGTTGACCTTTTTAATTCATCCGGTATTGATTTTAATCGCAACAGCTTTGGCATTTATCGTTCCAGGTGCGAGTGAGGCGATCACCAATCCTGCATTTCACGGTATTTCACAAGTACTTTACGAAATGAGCTCATCTGCAGCGAATAATGGTTCTGGCTTTGAAGGTTTAAGCGATAATACAACATTTTGGAACGTTTCGACAGGTATTGTCATGTTGATTGCACGCTATGCCCCTATCATTTTACAAGTGATGATTGCTTCGAGTTTGGTGAATAAAAAGGCCTATCAAAAAAGTGATCAAACGATTGCGATCGACAAACCTTTCTTCGGGGTATCACTCACAATTTTCATTATTTTGTTGAGTGGTTTGACATTTTTACCTGTTCTATTACTTGGACCGATTGGCGAATTTTTATCATTAAAATAA
- the kdpF gene encoding K(+)-transporting ATPase subunit F gives MISILGLIVIVLIGYLVYALIYSEKF, from the coding sequence ATGATTAGCATATTAGGTTTGATCGTCATCGTATTAATCGGCTATTTAGTCTATGCCTTAATTTACAGTGAAAAGTTTTAA
- the kdpB gene encoding potassium-transporting ATPase subunit KdpB translates to MKQSSHVVNGAIVRHAIKESFIKLNPVSLIKNPIMFVVEVGMVLTLIMTIVPQIFTDDAMSRLYLFTIFIILFFTVLFSNFSEAIAEGRGKAQANSLRETKSHMIARRIVNAEVYETVDASALKRGDRILVKSGEMIPSDGTIIKGIATVDESAITGESAPVIKESGGDFSGVIGGTTVTSDWLIIEVNSEEGATFLDKMIALVEGAQRKKTPNEIALFTLLMTLTIIFLVVILTLYPIAQYLNLNVPIATLIALTVCLIPTTIGGLLSAIGIAGMDRVTQFNILAKSGRAIETCGDVDVLILDKTGTITYGNRLAEALLPVREEWYDRLLVAAYESSVEDDTPEGKSIVTLAKRSSVQLPEEVKGDYRPFKAETRMSGMIIGERSVFKGAPNSMLKYVKQQGGVIPSNIEALVTEVSSKGGTPLIVVENQTILGVIYLKDVIKEGLVERFQELRQMGIETVMCTGDNELTAATIAKEASVDRFIAECKPEDKIKVIREEQEKGHIVAMTGDGTNDAPALAQANVGLAMNSGTLSAKEAANLIDLDSNPTKLMEVVKIGKQLLMTRGALTTFSIANDIAKYFAILPAMMMVTIPEMSRLNIMQLHSPESAIISALIFNALIIALLIPIAMKGVRIKGASTETILMKNMLVYGLGGMMIPFIGIKLIDLLIQ, encoded by the coding sequence ATGAAACAATCATCTCATGTGGTGAATGGCGCGATTGTCAGACACGCCATCAAGGAGAGTTTTATTAAATTAAACCCTGTATCTCTCATTAAAAATCCCATTATGTTTGTCGTAGAGGTGGGGATGGTTTTAACGTTAATCATGACAATCGTGCCACAAATTTTTACAGATGACGCGATGTCACGACTTTATTTATTTACGATTTTCATCATTTTATTCTTTACCGTGCTATTCTCTAACTTTTCAGAAGCGATTGCAGAAGGACGCGGTAAAGCACAGGCGAACAGTCTTCGAGAAACAAAGTCTCATATGATTGCACGTCGCATAGTCAACGCTGAAGTATACGAAACGGTTGATGCGTCAGCTTTAAAACGAGGTGACCGTATTCTCGTAAAATCCGGTGAAATGATTCCGTCAGACGGTACCATTATTAAAGGGATTGCAACAGTGGATGAATCTGCCATTACCGGAGAGTCTGCGCCAGTCATTAAAGAATCAGGTGGCGATTTTTCAGGTGTTATTGGTGGAACAACCGTGACATCGGACTGGCTCATTATTGAAGTAAACAGTGAAGAAGGCGCGACATTTTTAGATAAAATGATTGCCCTCGTTGAAGGGGCCCAACGTAAAAAAACACCCAACGAAATTGCGCTGTTTACGTTGCTGATGACATTAACGATTATTTTTCTCGTTGTCATTTTAACGTTGTATCCCATTGCCCAATATTTAAATCTCAATGTCCCTATCGCAACATTGATTGCATTGACAGTTTGTTTAATTCCAACAACGATTGGAGGATTACTTTCTGCCATTGGGATAGCGGGTATGGACCGTGTTACACAATTTAACATTTTAGCGAAAAGTGGACGCGCGATTGAAACGTGTGGCGATGTCGATGTCTTAATTTTAGATAAAACCGGCACCATCACTTACGGTAATCGTTTAGCGGAAGCCTTACTGCCTGTTCGAGAGGAATGGTACGACAGATTACTCGTCGCAGCGTATGAAAGTTCCGTTGAAGATGATACACCTGAAGGCAAAAGTATCGTCACTTTAGCCAAACGTTCATCCGTACAGTTGCCAGAGGAGGTCAAAGGAGATTATCGCCCATTCAAAGCAGAAACACGTATGAGCGGGATGATTATTGGTGAACGCTCCGTCTTTAAAGGCGCACCTAATAGTATGTTGAAATATGTGAAACAACAAGGGGGCGTGATCCCTTCCAATATTGAAGCACTCGTCACTGAAGTGTCTAGTAAAGGCGGCACACCGTTAATTGTCGTCGAAAACCAAACGATTTTAGGCGTGATTTATTTAAAAGATGTCATTAAAGAAGGCTTAGTGGAACGTTTTCAAGAGTTGCGTCAAATGGGCATCGAAACAGTCATGTGTACCGGTGACAACGAATTGACTGCCGCTACTATTGCGAAAGAAGCCAGTGTCGACCGTTTTATCGCCGAATGTAAACCGGAAGATAAAATCAAAGTCATTAGAGAAGAACAAGAAAAAGGCCACATTGTTGCGATGACAGGTGACGGAACGAATGACGCCCCTGCGCTTGCCCAAGCGAACGTCGGCCTAGCGATGAACTCAGGGACTTTAAGCGCAAAAGAAGCCGCAAACTTAATTGATTTAGATTCCAATCCAACGAAATTAATGGAAGTCGTCAAAATCGGAAAACAGCTACTCATGACGAGAGGCGCATTGACAACATTCAGTATTGCGAATGATATTGCCAAATATTTTGCTATTTTACCTGCCATGATGATGGTCACGATACCTGAAATGAGTCGCTTAAATATTATGCAGTTACATTCCCCTGAATCTGCCATTATTTCAGCGCTCATCTTTAATGCACTCATTATCGCATTGTTGATTCCTATTGCGATGAAAGGGGTGCGCATTAAAGGAGCATCGACTGAAACGATATTGATGAAAAATATGTTGGTCTATGGACTCGGCGGGATGATGATCCCTTTTATTGGCATTAAATTAATTGATCTTTTAATTCAATGA
- a CDS encoding sensor histidine kinase: protein MERHPTIKKGSLTIYLGYSPGVGKTYEMLSNAIDAYHEGADIKIGYIEPHQRKETQALAEQLPAIQTKSKNHGSHAFQYLDVDQIIEDDPDVVLIDELAHTNISKERHEKRYMDIEEILSHGIDVHTTLNIQHIESLSEQVALLTGVKIKERVPDQFIMSSDAIEVIDISPKQLINRLKAGKVYKKERLDTAFSHFFTYENLTELRELTLRTAADMMSQKERLYKKNADITPHVAVAISGSISNETVIREARRIANREHAQFTAVYIDVFDHEGKQYANNSQVHQNLMLAQSLGASVKVIYDNQIASGLDDWCKSQKVTKLVIGQHMNDKWHTRLKRPLIDQLLDLKHHYKIEIVPIKHIQMKAKPERQQQHMQQKRWTVDIFKMIAIQAICVLLGLWIYSTGKGEQDTIILLLFLLGIVVLSMWTQSYLIGFFAAILNVLVFNFFFTVPRFTFEVYRFDYPITFTISIIVSIVTSGLLKQIKHQYIVTKHQLYRTDILLQFNDSIKQTYTIPDLLVNARHQIQHLLNQEVTIYLVEDEKISNTIPAEGPQTHDSRHQQALSWIIKNQKRAGATTDTFPGIHYLLIPIGTKPVKAIVSIHFSEAKIIDSYDNSILESMLNEMSLAVENLSLLRQTRESMLRAEREVARAHFLRSISHDIRTPLTSIIGYLDVLLLNGKEMPRAEQQQLVSRSFDEAQYLHMLVSNILSLTRLEHSNMKLNRQLYLIEELVEEIESVLERRRLNKQVKVSALHEMCFVNIDSKLILQAVFNLIENALKHTPPETPIMLRISKHEPHILFEVIDKGPGLSDEEQQTIFQPFEKHQLFKDNKKDSMGLGLYLVQAILQKHDSQLKYRQNEPHGSIFYFNLPFEKDTN from the coding sequence ATGGAGCGTCATCCAACGATAAAAAAAGGGTCATTAACGATATATTTGGGTTATTCTCCGGGTGTAGGTAAAACCTATGAAATGTTATCCAATGCGATCGATGCTTATCACGAAGGCGCGGATATTAAAATTGGTTATATTGAGCCACATCAACGTAAAGAAACCCAAGCCCTTGCTGAACAATTGCCAGCCATTCAAACAAAATCTAAAAATCACGGCAGCCACGCATTCCAATATTTAGATGTCGATCAAATTATTGAAGACGACCCAGATGTTGTCCTCATCGATGAATTAGCGCATACCAATATTTCAAAAGAGCGACATGAAAAAAGGTACATGGATATTGAAGAAATACTTTCCCACGGCATTGATGTCCATACAACATTAAATATTCAGCACATCGAAAGTTTGAGTGAACAAGTGGCGTTACTGACGGGGGTCAAAATTAAAGAGCGTGTACCTGACCAATTCATTATGTCGAGTGATGCGATAGAGGTCATTGATATTTCACCAAAGCAACTCATCAACCGACTTAAAGCAGGAAAGGTGTATAAAAAGGAACGACTTGATACCGCATTTTCGCATTTTTTTACATACGAGAACCTTACTGAATTACGAGAATTAACACTGAGAACAGCCGCGGATATGATGAGCCAAAAAGAACGACTTTATAAGAAAAATGCAGATATTACCCCGCATGTCGCAGTCGCTATCAGTGGAAGTATCAGCAACGAAACCGTCATTCGAGAGGCACGTCGCATTGCAAATCGTGAGCATGCTCAATTTACAGCGGTGTATATTGACGTGTTTGATCATGAAGGGAAACAGTATGCAAATAATAGTCAAGTGCACCAAAATTTAATGCTGGCGCAGTCGTTAGGGGCATCCGTCAAAGTGATATATGATAATCAAATTGCATCGGGGCTTGATGATTGGTGTAAATCTCAGAAAGTGACGAAACTCGTTATCGGTCAACATATGAATGACAAATGGCATACACGGTTGAAGCGGCCTTTAATTGATCAATTACTTGATTTAAAACATCATTATAAAATTGAAATTGTGCCGATTAAGCATATTCAAATGAAAGCAAAGCCTGAGCGACAACAGCAACATATGCAACAAAAGCGTTGGACCGTCGATATTTTTAAAATGATTGCGATTCAAGCGATTTGCGTACTTTTAGGCTTGTGGATTTATAGCACAGGCAAAGGAGAACAAGATACAATCATTCTCCTGTTGTTTTTATTAGGGATTGTCGTTTTAAGTATGTGGACACAATCGTATTTGATCGGCTTTTTCGCTGCGATTTTAAACGTGTTAGTATTTAATTTCTTTTTTACCGTGCCAAGATTTACGTTTGAAGTTTATCGCTTTGACTATCCTATCACTTTCACGATCAGCATTATCGTTAGTATCGTCACGAGTGGCTTGTTAAAACAAATTAAACATCAGTACATCGTCACGAAACATCAATTGTACCGGACCGATATTTTGTTGCAATTTAATGATTCAATTAAACAAACGTACACGATTCCTGATTTATTGGTGAATGCAAGACATCAAATCCAACATTTGTTAAATCAAGAAGTCACGATTTATTTAGTAGAAGATGAAAAAATTTCAAACACGATACCGGCTGAAGGGCCACAGACTCATGATTCTCGCCATCAACAAGCGCTAAGTTGGATCATTAAAAATCAAAAGCGTGCAGGGGCAACGACGGATACGTTTCCAGGTATTCACTATTTGCTCATACCGATCGGCACAAAACCGGTCAAAGCGATTGTTTCCATACACTTTTCTGAAGCGAAAATTATCGATTCCTATGACAATTCTATTTTAGAGTCCATGTTGAATGAAATGTCGCTTGCTGTAGAGAACTTGAGCTTACTTCGTCAAACACGAGAGTCGATGTTACGAGCTGAGCGGGAGGTGGCACGTGCGCACTTTTTACGCTCCATTTCTCATGATATTCGCACACCACTCACCTCCATCATCGGATACTTAGATGTCTTATTGCTCAATGGGAAAGAAATGCCTCGCGCAGAACAACAGCAGTTAGTTTCGCGGTCGTTTGACGAAGCCCAGTATTTACACATGCTCGTTTCCAATATTTTGTCACTTACCAGACTCGAGCATTCGAATATGAAGCTCAACCGCCAATTGTATCTCATTGAAGAATTAGTTGAAGAAATCGAATCCGTGCTTGAACGTAGACGACTCAACAAGCAAGTGAAAGTGTCAGCATTACATGAGATGTGCTTCGTCAATATTGATAGTAAGCTCATTTTACAAGCGGTTTTTAATTTGATTGAAAATGCGTTAAAACATACGCCTCCTGAAACACCGATTATGTTAAGAATCAGTAAACATGAACCACACATTTTATTTGAGGTAATCGATAAGGGACCGGGATTGTCGGATGAAGAGCAACAGACGATTTTCCAACCTTTTGAGAAGCATCAACTTTTCAAAGACAATAAGAAAGATAGTATGGGACTCGGGCTTTATCTCGTGCAAGCGATTCTACAAAAACATGACAGTCAGTTAAAATATCGACAAAATGAGCCACATGGGAGTATATTTTATTTCAACTTACCTTTTGAAAAAGATACAAATTGA
- the kdpC gene encoding K(+)-transporting ATPase subunit C codes for MKAIRSSIGLVVMTMILCGLIFPLSVTAVGQTVFHHQANGSLVRLNDQVVGSELIGQQWDKPQYFHGRVSAVKYNMDAAMIKENGIASGSHNYANGHPELQQRVVTLKQTNGHTPIDAVTESGSGLDPDITVDNAKQQVARIAERRNLSTEQINQLISNQAHQGTLYEDYVNVLALNLALDHMSCH; via the coding sequence ATGAAAGCAATAAGAAGTAGTATAGGACTCGTTGTAATGACAATGATTTTATGTGGTCTCATCTTTCCACTGTCTGTCACTGCAGTTGGACAGACAGTGTTTCATCATCAAGCGAACGGTAGCCTAGTGAGACTAAACGATCAAGTCGTCGGTTCCGAGTTAATCGGTCAGCAGTGGGATAAACCCCAATACTTTCATGGGCGTGTGAGTGCTGTGAAATATAATATGGATGCCGCCATGATCAAAGAAAACGGGATCGCTTCTGGTAGTCATAACTATGCTAATGGGCATCCTGAACTTCAACAGAGAGTGGTAACTTTAAAACAAACAAACGGCCATACACCTATTGATGCCGTTACAGAATCAGGTTCAGGTTTAGACCCGGATATTACTGTAGACAACGCGAAACAACAAGTCGCGCGCATTGCAGAACGCAGAAACCTGTCAACAGAACAAATCAATCAACTCATTTCTAACCAAGCCCATCAAGGTACTTTGTATGAGGATTATGTCAATGTGTTAGCATTAAATCTTGCGTTGGATCACATGTCGTGCCATTAA